The DNA region CCTGCTTTATCAGGAGTTCCCCCAATTGTGGGAGCAACACTACCGACACCTGGAGCATTCCGCTTTTGAGGAATTTGGTCAGCATTACGAACTTCTGCGGTAGCTGGGTCTTGCATTGCCTCATCAGATTTTTCTTGATTGAGGTTGGGTTCGGTGCTGGGAGGAGTATCGCTTAAAGTTGCCGCGAGAGCGGTTCCCGCACGCTGCGCGAACGCACTTCCAGGCATTGCCATTGACTCCTGATTCATCATCGGCGCTTCATGAATAGCATGGGGATCAAAGCCACCGATTTCGTTGTAGACATCAAAGCTGTAAACAGAAATACCGATAACGATAATTGCTGGGATCGCCGTCCAGAGAATTTCTAAAGGTATATTGCCCTCAACTGGTGGGCCGTCTTCATTGTCACCTGCACGCCGACGGTATTTAAATGCAGAGTAAATTAAAATACCTTCTACGAGCAGGAATATACCTGTAGAAATGATCATCATCGCGTTAAACAGACCATCAACTAATTCGGCTTCATCCGTGGCTGCTGCTGGCAACAGACCGTGATTTTGACCGTACCAAAGGCTGACTAGCGTTAGCACGATGCCAATCAGTAATGTCCAGATTGAACTTGGAATCTTCACGGCTTACTTAATTGAATTTACTACGTTATCTTAAAGCTGCTCACTTACTAAGGTAGTCTAGGCCAGAAGGCATGGAGTACAAAGGTCTGAAATTTTTATTAATTTTTTTAACTATTTTACTAATTTTGGGTACAAGGTGACTATCAGGAGGCAGAAGGCAGAAGCTAGGAGTAACCTAGATGCATTTAAAAGTATGGGATTTAACGACTGGGTTTTATACCCAAAACTAAAGTTTTCATTCATAATTATTTCCTCCTGCCTTCTCCTAAAATCAGTGGAAAAACTTAAGGAAAAATTTAGAATGTTTAAATTAATTGTGATTAATCAATTTTTCACATCTTGAAAAATACCTAAAGCTTCAGGCAAAACCTTTCTGGAGTGATTCAAAGTATAAGTGAGTGCTAATCTATAAACCCTTAGCCTATACGCTAGGGTGGAGATGGGACACTAAAAGAAAATTGAAAATTTTAAGAGATCCACCAAGAGCGGGCAGAAGGTATCCTTCATGAGCGAATTTGTCCTACAACAACAAAATGAAGCGGCAGTTGAGCAGCAAAAACCCAAGGAAATGATTCGTCGCTTGGTGTGGAAAATATGCATAGCCACCTTAATTTTGATGGCAATAGGCAGCGCCACTCGCGTGATGAATGCTGGACTTGCTTGCCCAGACTGGCCCTTATGCTATGGCGAACTGGTACCAGCCAAGCAAATGAATCTCCAAGTGTTTTTGGAGTGGTTTCACAGATTGGATGCAGCTTTAATTGGTGTAAGCGCGATCGCACTTTTTGGTTTGTCCTGGTGGCATCGTCGTTTCTTACCCAAATGGCTGCCTTGGGCATCAACATTTGCCCTGTTTTTAATTGTCTTCCAAGGCATCTTGGGTGGACTCACCGTCACCGAACTGTTGCGGTTTGATATTGTTACCGCCCATTTAGGAACGGCGCTGTTATTTTTTAGCACCCTGCTGATTATTGGCACGGCGCTCACGCCCTATCAGGGAAATGGAACTGTTGGTAAGTTACCTTGGGTCGGTTTAACTGCTGCTGTTCTGGTTTACCTACAAAGTTTGCTAGGTGCTTTGGTAGGCTCTCGCTGGGCACTACACCAATGCCTCGGCGGTTCTCAACTTTGTACTGTAATGTACAGCCATATTGCTGGTTTAGTGCCGCCAACAGTGGCAACTTTGGCAATGGTATTTATCTGTTGGCGGACACCAGCACTACATCCAGCCTTACGGCGACTGGCAAATATAGCTGGTGGGTTGTTAACCTTACAAATCTTGTTGGGATTCGCCACTTTTAAATTACACCTCCAAGTCGAGCCTCTCACAGTCTCTCACCAAGCTATAGGAGCTACTTTGCTGGGTACTTTGGTGGTTTTCACAGTTCTTGCACTGCGTGACTCAGTGAGTGCTGATTCACGAGTGTTAAGTGCTGAGTAGGGAATGGGGGAGATCAGGGAGATCAGGGAGATGAGGGAGATGAGGAAGAATTCCCAACTCCTAACTCCTAACTCAGCACTAAATTATGGTCGCAACGGCGAGTATTGCGACCCATGCAGGTGCAGAAAATCTGTGTTTTCGTTTGCCTAAAAGAGCCAGCTTGAGCGGGGGCTGCATATAAGTTGTTGAAAAATAAGGAACCAGAGCCAAAATGATTGAGACTAATGTCTCTCGCCACCACGGAACATTTTTACAAGTAATTCAAAGTTACTACCAGCTAACGAAGCCTCGGATTATTCCGTTGCTTTTGATTACTACGGCTGGGAGTATGTGGATTGCTGCTAAGGGAGAAGTAGACCCATTGCTGTTGCTAGTAACTCTCACTGGTGGCACTTTGGCTGCTGCAAGCGCCCAGACGATTAACTGTGTCTATGACCGGGATATTGATTATGACATGGAGCGGACGCGCCATCGTCCGATGCCATCCGGTAAGGTTCAGCCGCGTGATGCTCTAATTTTTGCGATCGCACTGGCGACGATTTCCTTTACACTCCTAGCAGTATTTGCCAATCTGTTAGCCGCGCTGCTAGC from Nostoc commune NIES-4072 includes:
- a CDS encoding cytochrome c oxidase subunit II; this encodes MKIPSSIWTLLIGIVLTLVSLWYGQNHGLLPAAATDEAELVDGLFNAMMIISTGIFLLVEGILIYSAFKYRRRAGDNEDGPPVEGNIPLEILWTAIPAIIVIGISVYSFDVYNEIGGFDPHAIHEAPMMNQESMAMPGSAFAQRAGTALAATLSDTPPSTEPNLNQEKSDEAMQDPATAEVRNADQIPQKRNAPGVGSVAPTIGGTPDKAGKPAGLQVNVTGLQYAWLFTYPETGITTGEMHVPIGREVQINMTANDVIHAFWVPEFRLKQDAIPGRQSEIRFTPKKAGDYALICAELCGPYHGAMRASVVVETEEAFEKWQQEQLVASKETLNQAVALNSADLSPNKFLAPYTKNMGIQPEILHQVHH
- a CDS encoding COX15/CtaA family protein → MSEFVLQQQNEAAVEQQKPKEMIRRLVWKICIATLILMAIGSATRVMNAGLACPDWPLCYGELVPAKQMNLQVFLEWFHRLDAALIGVSAIALFGLSWWHRRFLPKWLPWASTFALFLIVFQGILGGLTVTELLRFDIVTAHLGTALLFFSTLLIIGTALTPYQGNGTVGKLPWVGLTAAVLVYLQSLLGALVGSRWALHQCLGGSQLCTVMYSHIAGLVPPTVATLAMVFICWRTPALHPALRRLANIAGGLLTLQILLGFATFKLHLQVEPLTVSHQAIGATLLGTLVVFTVLALRDSVSADSRVLSAE